The proteins below are encoded in one region of Opisthocomus hoazin isolate bOpiHoa1 chromosome 26, bOpiHoa1.hap1, whole genome shotgun sequence:
- the LOC142364216 gene encoding uncharacterized protein LOC142364216: MAGRTVRVRGLPAELPPDRVADKLTIHFLRSRNGGGEIADVRVLRGPPACALITFEAPEVAERIVKARNHVLSVGGKQYPLEVTAHVAELSPDEIFIRACVIVDYGKLPAGKTLLRNLHEGYSNVQFNFDSKSTHCMVKGPFTELQAFSRDLLGSLNLNTQPVGEILMPGSSHVAKEIRMHDHQQVPDSAESARETAKLTHWDQLCEKAAEVPSPRGPVDGEAVEQLEDFSLVMDSDIYLYMQRFCAAEYQGVLRQHRVDVVDVSSDGIAILYLQPAAGLSGDMDTLQQAHLALQQLYRQLEVSLRKEKITKGGLDTDSQALRALTHELQKLYPQLLCHEDEKQLYLIGNLVDVSQAKQYLQDFSTRRRAAHTAGMLGGSLPSHPATSRTTEAALQEPKVSVDTLPSGLSPRRPELKGELKLAANFNAWRADKSKVSQGLLLHQDSPPVGQAQLSGKLLSETDALGPSDPTALTQQYQPQVSATEGVMGSAGESQQKDPKEWDHMKGGARLTRHKALSPFGGKENSTSRCLGDSKGSGLIKHHSLASTPSTSDVTKTSSALDSKPSESRPLLRRSNSFSLPRSKDSDKPQDTGRAGSGGSRVSEELSLDSLQWSYLRDACRAAIDELRRGAGVQILEHRAGDCTVLTLQAADRSKLFQAKWKVEALVQKCPDLVCQSVSYSELAVDGPDDSALSELCSLLQRNSLQVGLSKDKYKLYLACPKEMLPGLTEAFHVFSSRRLCALKSSSFSPGPQSTGHSSVIQPSRSQDAALGAALPGSLESLQMGLQHLNISDKADHTGVLRAVRLPEAEEKRPPSPWRFQQVLGREEASDRDSGAVQAVSSLLSPSAVDKPSLAGPRESQEQPEPKLSVGEPDVARLKQVLPDRFQFARDKSRRGHNEATGRLRSPVPAADGAPHSLPARLHRATAAEPPEAAARQLPAAEPRSRERALLPAGRSDVQEQPELSSQQTRGPSLEQESGKTSLGRCDACQGSGVTCQAPCGHALCRTCFAADSTQPACCSSSSVALSHKISGTFKISSLSQSLSGYYRDLTLQVAYNIPDGVQGVGDPHPGQPYKGGNFYAFLPDNREGQKAAMLLKKAFEHGLTFQIKSCNGEERVTWGLIPHKTSWDGGKARNGYPDAQYLRKLCAVLKNLGIT; encoded by the exons ATCTTTATACGTGCTTGCGTGATAGTTGACTATGGCAAGCTTCCTGCTGGCAAAACCCTCCTGAGGAACTTGCATGAAGGCTACAGCAACGTGCAGTTCAACTTCGACTCCAAGAGCACACACTGCATGGTCAAGGGACCATTCACTGAGCTACAGGCCTTCAGCAGAGACCTGCTGGGCAGCCTGAACCTCAACACACAACCTGTTGGAGAGATCCTCATGCCAGGTTCCAGCCATGTGGCCAAAGAGATCAGGATGCACGATCACCAGCAAGTGCCTGACTCTGCTGAGTCAGCAAGAGAGACAGCAAAGCTGACGCATTGGGACCAACTGTGTGAAAAGGCAGCTGAAGTCCCATCACCTCGGGGCCCAGTGGATGGGGAAGCTGTGGAACAGCTGGAGGACTTTTCCCTAGTGATGGACTCGGACATTTACTTGTACATGCAGAGATTCTGTGCTGCTGAGTACCAAGGTGTGCTACGCCAGCATCGTGTGGATGTGGTGGACGTTAGCAGCGATGGCATTGCCATACTGTACCTCCAGCCAGCTGCAGGTTTGTCTGGGGACATGGACACCTTGCAGCAGGCCcacctggccctgcagcagcTCTACCGGCAGCTGGAGGTGAGCTTGCGCAAGGAGAAGATCACCAAGGGAGGACTGGATACggacagccaggcactcaggGCTCTGACACATGAGCTGCAGAAACTATATCCCCAGCTGCTCTGCCATGAGGATGAGAAGCAGCTTTACCTTATTGGAAACCTTGTTGATGTGTCCCAGGCCAAGCAGTACCTTCAGGATTTCAGCACCAGAAGACGTGCTGCACACACAGCTGGCATGCTCGGCGGCTCCCTGCCCTCGCACCCAGCAACCTCCCGCACCACGGAGGCTGCGCTGCAGGAGCCCAAAGTGTCTGTGGACACCTTGCCCTCAGGGCTCAGCCCACGCAGGCCAGAGCTGAAGGGCGAGCTCAAGCTAGCTGCCAACTTCAATGCTTGGAGAGCTGACAAGTCTAAGGTCAGCCAGGGCCTCTTGCTGCATCAGGATTCTCCACCGGTGGGACAGGCGCAgctttctggaaagcttttgtcaGAGACAGATGCTCTAGGTCCAAGTGACCCAACAGCACTGACCCAGCAGTACCAGCCTCAGGTCTCTGCAACAGAGGGGGTTATGGGATCAGCAGGAGAGTCTCAGCAGAAGGACCCCAAAGAGTGGGACCATATGAAAGGAGGTGCCAGGCTTACAAGACACAAGGCTCTGTCTCCCTTTGGAGGCAAAGAAAACAGCACTTCGCGGTGTCTTGGGGACTCTAAAGGCTCAGGTCTCATCAAGCACCACTCCCTTGCTAGCACTCCCAGTACCTCTGATGTGACAAAGACCTCTTCTGCGTTAGACTCTAAACCCTCTGAATCCAGGCCTTTGCTGCGACGCTCCAACAGCTTCTCCCTGCCAAGGTCAAAGGACAGCGACAAGCCCCAAGAcactggcagggcaggcagcggagGCAGTAGGGTGAGTGAAGAGCTGAGCCTGGACTCTCTGCAGTGGTCTTACCTGAGGGACGCTTGCCGTGCTGCTATTGATGAGCTGCGCAGGGGTGCGGGTGTGCAGATCTTGGAGCATCGTGCTGGGGACTGCACTGTGCTGACACTACAGGCAGCGGACAGGAGCAAGCTTTTCCAGGCTAAATGGAAGGTGGAAGCTCTTGTGCAGAAGTGTCCTGACCTTGTGTGTCAGAGCGTGAGCTACTCGGAGCTCGCTGTAGATGGTCCAGATGACAGTGCCCTGAGTGAACTGTGCAGCCTCTTGCAAAGAAACTCCCTCCAGGTTGGTCTTAGTAAAGACAAGTACAAGCTGTATCTTGCCTGCCCCAAGGAGATGCTACCAGGATTGACTGAGGCCTTCCACGTGTTTTCTTCCAGGAGACTCTGTGCCTTGAAATCTTCATCCTTTTCTCCAGGACCACAGAGTACGGGGCACTCAAGTGTCATCCAGCCAAgcagaagccaggatgctgcgCTGGGTGCAGCCCTTCCCGGCAGCCTGGAGTCCCTACAGATGGGCCTGCAGCACCTGAACATCAGCGATAAAGCAGACCACACCGGTGTGCTCAGGGCTGTCCGGCTGCCAGAGGCTGAGGAAAAGAGGCCCCCCAGTCCTTGGAGATTCCAGCAGGTGCTGGGGCGGGAGGAGGCCAGTGACCGTGATTCTGGGGCTGTGCAAGCAGTCAGCAGCCTTCTCAGTCCCAGCGCAGTGGATAAGCCAAGTCTTGCTGGTCCGAGGGAGTCCCAGGAACAGCCAGAGCCAAAACTGTCTGTGGGGGAGCCTGACGTTGCGCGGCTGAAGCAGGTTTTGCCAGACAGATTCCAGTTTGCAAGAGACAAGAGCAGAAGAGGCCACAATGAAGCGACGGGACGGCTGCGGTCGCCGGTTCCTGCAGCAGACGGTGCTCCTCACTCCCTGCCTGCCCGGCTGCACCGGGCCACGGCTGCTGAGCCACCCGAGGCTGCAGcccggcagctgcctgcagcagagcccaggAGCCGGGAACGGGCCCTGCTCCCAGCGGGCAGGAGCGATGTGCAGGAGCAGCCTGAGCTCTCGTCACAGCAGACGCGAGGCCCCAGCCTTGAACAGGAAAGCGGCAAGACCTCGCTGGGCCGCTGTGATGCTTGCCAGGGCTCTGGTGTGACCTGCCAGGCCCCCTGTGGTCATGCCTTGTGCAGGACATGTTTTGCAGCAGACAGTACGCAGCCAGCTTGCTGCAGCTCCTCCTCGGTCGCCCTGAGCCACAAGATCTCAGGGACATTCAAGATCTCCTCCCTGTCTCAGAGCCTGAGTGGCTACTATCGAGACCTCACGCTCCAGGTTGCCTACAACATCCCTGATGGCGTGCAAGGG GTTGGTGACCCCCATCCAGGACAGCCTTACAAAGGAGGCAATTTCTATGCCTTCCTGCCTGACAACAGGGAAGGGCAGAAGGCAGCAATGCTGCTGAAGAAAGCATTTGAGCATGGGCTGACATTCCAGATCAAGTCCTGCAACGGAGAGGAAAGAGTGACATGGGGCCTTATCCCACACAAAACCTCCTGGGATGGAGGCAAAGCCAG GAACGGCTATCCAGACGCCCAGTATCTCCGCAAACTTTGCGCAGTCCTGAAGAACCTGGGCATCACCTGA